Proteins encoded by one window of Cannabis sativa cultivar Pink pepper isolate KNU-18-1 chromosome 4, ASM2916894v1, whole genome shotgun sequence:
- the LOC133036475 gene encoding probable mannitol dehydrogenase encodes MGVKVTVISTSPDKKEEAIDNLGADSFLVSRDQNQMQGAMSTMDGIIDTVFAVHPLMSLIGLLKSQGKLIMVGAPNKPTNFFIIVGYVYFSPLF; translated from the exons ATGGGGGTTAAGGTTACAGTGATAAGTACCTCTCCTGATAAGAAGGAAGAAGCTATTGATAATCTTGGTGCTGACTCATTTTTGGTCAGTCGTGACCAAAATCAAATGCAG GGTGCCATGAGTACAATGGATGGAATTATCGACACAGTCTTTGCAGTGCACCCACTTATGTCTTTGATTGGTCTATTAAAGTCTCAAGGAAAGTTGATTATGGTTGGAGCACCAAACAAGCCTaccaattttttcattattgttGGGTATGTGTATTTCTCACCTTTGTTTTAG
- the LOC115712163 gene encoding transcription factor MYB8, which produces MRKPCSEKQDKNKGAWSIEEDQKLIDYINQHGEGCWRTLPKAAGLLRCGKSCRLRWINYLRPDLKRGNFAEDEEDLIIKLHALLGNRWSLIAGRLPGRTDNEIKNYWNSHLRRKLINMGIDPNNHRLKTTTNTTSPLLSFPLNCANNNNMRTTTTTSSAALPNISPKNERVPAKPHGEDHYDISDTGSCLLEDNNQDYFSTCSVYHHQRLLPDLNLDLTLNMGYTTTTINNNNINNDDELPNTNTNTNNNNNGNQLGKDCFEVLDSSSAPTLPLFI; this is translated from the exons ATGAGAAAACCTTGTTCTGAAAAGCAAGACAAAAACAAAGGAGCTTGGTCCATAGAAGAGGACCAGAAGCTTATAGATTACATCAACCAACACGGCGAGGGTTGCTGGCGAACCCTTCCCAAGGCTGCAG GGTTGCTTCGATGTGGAAAAAGCTGCCGACTGAGATGGATTAACTATTTGCGTCCAGACCTTAAAAGAGGCAACTTTGCTGAAGATGAAGAAGATCTCATCATCAAACTCCATGCACTCCTAGGCAACCG gtGGTCTCTAATTGCTGGAAGATTGCCTGGACGTACGGACAATGAGATAAAGAACTATTGGAACTCTCATCTAAGGAGAAAGCTCATAAACATGGGCATTGATCCCAACAATCACCGCTTAAAAACAACTACTAATACTACTTCTCCTCTTCTTTCCTTCCCACTAAATTgtgctaataataataatatgcgtACTACAACAACTACTTCATCTGCCGCCCTCCCTAACATTAGCCCTAAAAATGAACGAGTTCCGGCAAAACCCCACGGCGAAGATCATTACGACATATCGGACACCGGAAGTTGCTTATTGGAAGATAATAATCAGGACTACTTCTCTACATGTTCTGTTTATCATCATCAGCGATTATTGCCTGATTTAAACCTAGACCTTACATTGAACATGGgttatactactactactattaataataataatatcaataatgatgatgaattacctaatactaatacaaatactaataataataataatggcaATCAATTAGGGAAAGATTGCTTCGAAGTGCTGGACTCATCATCAGCTCCAACACTCCCTCTCttcatataa